From the genome of Flavobacterium luteolum, one region includes:
- a CDS encoding DUF3347 domain-containing protein — MKKSIIALATVLTVFFSANNIQANTLRAESGTTEIADASQLQSVYDAYFSVKDALIKSDSKLTSAKAATLLTAITAVKMDKLKSNEHTVWMKVLKKLTADAKSISTTTDLKKQRETFKSLSKSTYDLIKVSSPEQPIYKQYCPMADADWLSKEKAVKNPYYGSSMLTCGNVVETIK; from the coding sequence ATGAAAAAATCAATTATAGCTTTAGCAACTGTACTAACAGTATTTTTTAGTGCAAATAATATTCAGGCAAATACATTAAGAGCTGAATCAGGAACAACAGAAATTGCAGATGCAAGTCAGCTGCAATCTGTTTACGATGCTTATTTTTCGGTAAAAGATGCGCTTATTAAAAGTGATAGCAAATTAACTTCGGCGAAAGCTGCAACTTTATTGACTGCTATTACTGCCGTAAAAATGGACAAATTAAAAAGCAACGAACATACCGTTTGGATGAAAGTGCTAAAAAAATTAACTGCAGATGCCAAAAGTATTTCAACTACAACAGATCTTAAAAAACAGCGCGAAACTTTTAAATCATTGTCTAAAAGCACTTACGATTTAATAAAAGTTTCAAGTCCAGAACAGCCAATCTATAAACAATATTGCCCAATGGCAGATGCAGATTGGTTAAGCAAAGAAAAAGCAGTTAAAAATCCATATTATGGTTCTTCGATGCTGACTTGCGGAAATGTGGTAGAAACGATCAAATAA
- a CDS encoding helix-turn-helix domain-containing protein translates to MKLYIKNMVCSRCKMVVKSEFEKLGLQPISVELGEVELQEEINDLQKEILLENLQSLGFDLLDDKKTKTVERIKNLIVDLVHHKNNDLKINLSEYLAENLNQDYNSLSNLFSEIENTTIEKYFINQKIEKVKELLIYNELSLSEIADILNYSNVAHLSNQFKKITGYTPTSFKQLKDNKRIQIENL, encoded by the coding sequence ATGAAGCTTTACATCAAAAATATGGTGTGCAGCCGATGCAAAATGGTGGTGAAGTCTGAGTTCGAAAAACTCGGACTTCAACCTATTTCTGTAGAATTAGGAGAAGTTGAACTACAGGAAGAAATCAACGATTTGCAAAAAGAGATTTTATTAGAAAACCTGCAATCTTTGGGTTTTGATCTACTCGATGATAAAAAAACAAAAACAGTCGAAAGAATAAAAAACCTGATTGTAGATTTGGTTCATCATAAAAACAATGATTTAAAAATCAACCTATCAGAATATCTCGCAGAAAACTTAAATCAAGATTATAATTCATTAAGCAACTTATTTTCTGAAATCGAAAACACAACAATCGAAAAGTATTTTATCAATCAGAAAATTGAAAAAGTAAAAGAATTATTGATTTATAATGAGCTTTCATTAAGCGAAATTGCTGATATCCTAAATTACAGTAATGTAGCGCATTTGAGCAATCAATTCAAAAAAATTACTGGCTACACTCCTACTTCATTTAAACAATTGAAAGATAATAAGCGTATTCAGATCGAGAATTTGTAG
- a CDS encoding heavy metal translocating P-type ATPase, producing MTHQYIISGMSCNGCRTKVEKTLNEVEGVQAEVTLNPPTATITMDKHVPTEKFQEVLSAAGNYTIEMDSPKNHGEAKSCCSGHKKENHNHNHHKTETKKVHVHSANGVYYCPMHCEGDKTYNKPGDCPVCGMDLVPQVAITATQFTCPMHPEIVSNEPGDCPICGMDLVPMQASESEENKTYTDLLKKMKIAILFTLPIFIISMSEMIPNNPLYNIMSIEKWNWVQFLFSIPVLFYAGWMFFVRAYKSIATWNLNMFTLIGIGTSVAFLFSIVGMFFPDIFPAEFKSHHGTIHLYFEAATVIITLVLLGQLLEAKAHGQTNGAIKELLKLAPTEATLVENGIDKVISIHNIKKSDLLRVKPGEKIPVDGKITTGESSIDESMITGEPIPVDKKTGDAVISGTINGTKSFVMITEKVGSETMLSQIIQMVNDASRSRAPIQKLADRVSKYFVPTVVIISILTFFLWAKFGPEPAYVYGLINAIAVLIIACPCALGLATPMSVMVGVGKGAQNGILIKNAEALENMNKIDVLITDKTGTITEGKPSVEKIYAVNNNEDFLLQNIASLNQHSEHPLAQAVVNFAKAKNSSFKEVQGFETIAGKGVLGTIENKKVSLGNKKLMDEIGVSVSSDLENKVTAEQNLGKTISYIAIEKEVLGYVAITDAIKENSAKAIKELIAQGVQVIMMTGDNHNTAKAVAEHLHLSSFKADCLPEDKLKEIERLQAEGKIVAMAGDGINDAPALAQSNIGIAMGTGTDVAIESAKITLVKGDLNGIVKAKNLSHAVMSNIKQNLFFAFIYNTLGVPIAAGILYPFLGILLSPMLAAVAMSLSSVSVIVNALRLRNLKL from the coding sequence ATGACTCATCAATATATAATCTCAGGAATGTCTTGCAACGGATGCCGAACTAAAGTAGAAAAAACTTTAAATGAAGTTGAAGGTGTTCAGGCAGAAGTAACTCTAAATCCTCCGACTGCTACAATAACAATGGACAAACATGTACCAACAGAAAAATTTCAAGAGGTTTTGTCTGCCGCAGGAAATTATACTATTGAAATGGATTCTCCTAAAAATCACGGCGAAGCTAAATCTTGCTGCTCTGGCCATAAAAAAGAGAATCACAACCATAATCATCATAAAACAGAAACTAAAAAAGTACATGTGCACAGTGCAAATGGCGTTTATTATTGCCCAATGCATTGCGAAGGAGACAAAACGTACAACAAACCTGGAGATTGTCCAGTGTGCGGAATGGATCTAGTGCCTCAGGTTGCCATAACGGCAACGCAATTTACGTGTCCGATGCACCCAGAAATCGTTTCGAACGAACCTGGCGATTGTCCGATTTGCGGAATGGATTTAGTTCCAATGCAAGCTTCTGAAAGTGAAGAAAACAAAACTTACACTGACTTATTAAAGAAAATGAAAATCGCGATTTTGTTTACGCTTCCTATTTTCATTATTTCAATGTCAGAAATGATTCCGAATAATCCGCTTTACAATATAATGTCTATCGAAAAATGGAACTGGGTGCAATTCTTATTTTCAATTCCAGTTTTGTTTTATGCAGGATGGATGTTTTTTGTTCGTGCCTACAAATCTATTGCGACATGGAATTTAAATATGTTTACTTTAATTGGAATAGGAACTAGTGTTGCTTTCCTTTTCAGTATTGTCGGAATGTTTTTTCCAGATATTTTTCCAGCCGAATTTAAATCGCATCACGGAACCATTCATTTGTATTTTGAAGCCGCAACCGTAATTATCACTTTAGTTTTATTAGGACAATTATTGGAAGCCAAAGCCCATGGACAAACTAATGGAGCCATAAAAGAACTATTAAAATTAGCCCCAACTGAGGCTACTTTGGTTGAAAACGGAATTGACAAAGTAATTTCTATTCATAACATTAAAAAGAGCGATTTACTTCGTGTAAAACCAGGAGAAAAAATTCCGGTTGACGGAAAAATAACTACTGGCGAAAGCAGTATCGATGAATCGATGATAACTGGAGAACCTATTCCTGTTGATAAAAAAACAGGCGATGCTGTAATTTCTGGAACAATAAACGGAACAAAATCATTTGTTATGATTACCGAAAAAGTCGGCTCAGAAACAATGCTTTCGCAGATTATTCAAATGGTAAACGATGCCAGCAGATCTCGTGCTCCAATTCAGAAATTAGCCGATCGCGTTTCTAAATATTTTGTGCCGACTGTTGTAATTATTTCGATTTTAACATTCTTTCTTTGGGCAAAATTTGGTCCGGAACCCGCTTACGTTTACGGATTGATTAATGCAATTGCAGTTTTAATTATCGCTTGTCCTTGTGCGCTTGGATTAGCAACTCCAATGTCGGTTATGGTTGGTGTTGGAAAAGGAGCTCAAAACGGAATTTTAATTAAAAATGCCGAAGCCTTAGAGAACATGAATAAAATTGATGTTTTGATCACAGATAAAACGGGAACAATTACAGAAGGAAAACCCTCTGTAGAAAAAATATATGCCGTTAATAATAATGAAGATTTTCTGCTTCAAAACATTGCCTCGTTAAATCAGCATAGTGAGCATCCTTTGGCGCAAGCCGTAGTCAATTTCGCGAAAGCAAAAAATAGTTCATTCAAAGAAGTTCAAGGTTTTGAAACTATTGCTGGAAAAGGAGTTTTAGGAACTATCGAAAATAAAAAAGTTTCTTTAGGAAATAAAAAATTAATGGATGAAATTGGTGTTTCTGTTTCTTCAGATTTAGAAAACAAAGTAACTGCCGAACAAAATCTTGGAAAAACTATTTCATATATCGCAATTGAAAAAGAAGTTTTAGGTTATGTTGCGATTACCGATGCTATCAAAGAAAACAGTGCAAAGGCTATTAAAGAATTAATCGCTCAAGGCGTTCAGGTTATCATGATGACAGGCGATAATCATAATACTGCAAAAGCCGTTGCAGAACATTTGCATTTGAGTTCTTTTAAAGCGGATTGTCTTCCAGAAGATAAATTAAAAGAAATTGAACGTCTTCAGGCGGAAGGAAAAATTGTTGCAATGGCGGGCGACGGTATTAACGATGCGCCTGCTTTGGCTCAATCTAACATCGGAATTGCTATGGGAACAGGAACAGATGTTGCAATTGAAAGCGCTAAAATTACTTTGGTAAAAGGCGATTTAAACGGAATTGTAAAAGCTAAAAACCTCAGCCATGCTGTAATGTCAAATATCAAACAGAATTTATTCTTTGCTTTTATATATAATACTTTGGGCGTTCCAATTGCAGCAGGAATTTTATATCCGTTTTTAGGAATATTGCTTTCGCCGATGTTGGCTGCGGTTGCTATGAGTTTGAGTTCTGTCTCCGTAATCGTAAATGCTTTACGATTGAGAAATTTAAAATTGTAA
- a CDS encoding multicopper oxidase family protein: MTKIKYILVLFLIAIQLEAQKVVRYDLHVRDTIVNFSGKEKRAIAVNGKIPMPTLTFTEGDIAEIYVHNELKKETTSMHWHGLFLPNKEDGVPYLTQMPIEPGTTHKYTFPIIQNGTYWYHSHSGLQEQIGLYGLFIINKKKDDSTVRKGIDDLPTIPVILSEWSDLKPENIQRMLHNANDWFAIKKGTTQSYAEAVKQGHFSTKVTNEWKRMNAMDVSDVYYEKFLINGKNEQQLSDFKPGSKVRLRIANGGASSYFWLTYGGGKITVVASDGNDVEPVEVDRLIIAVSETYDVVVTIPEAPKSFAFLATAEDRTGSAALFLGNGEKQSIHHLSKLKYFEGMKMMNDMMKMNGEMNDMGMNMTLNKMDMNAVMYPEISGEDENSKPTMDHSNHNMEGMKMESDSTETTEIVTLNYGMLKSPFKTNLPKDAPVKELRFTLSGNMNRYVWSLDNKVVSETDKILIKKGENVRIVLYNGSMMRHPMHLHGHDFRILNEHGDYSPLKNVIDIMPMETDTIEFQANADGDWFFHCHILYHMMAGMGRIFSYENSAPNPLIHHPEMAFKMLKMDDRMFHFRAENDFATNGNDGEAMFSNTRWSIGTEWRLGYNDKHGYETETHIGRYIGKNQWLMPFIGFDWRYRKMGIDEQEQNLFGQKNTKDNRSVFSLGVEYTLPMLIKAQVEVYTDGNVRIQFERKDIPLSQRLRMNLMWNTDKEYMAGLKYIVARNFGITTHYDSDMGIGFGVNLNY, translated from the coding sequence ATGACAAAAATAAAATATATACTTGTGCTTTTTTTAATCGCTATTCAGTTAGAGGCGCAAAAAGTAGTGCGTTATGATTTGCATGTTCGCGATACGATTGTCAATTTTTCGGGTAAAGAAAAACGTGCGATTGCGGTAAACGGAAAAATTCCGATGCCTACTCTAACTTTTACTGAAGGCGATATTGCCGAAATTTATGTGCATAACGAACTCAAAAAAGAAACGACTTCGATGCACTGGCACGGATTATTTCTGCCAAATAAGGAAGATGGTGTTCCGTACCTGACTCAAATGCCAATTGAGCCTGGAACTACTCATAAATATACTTTTCCTATTATTCAAAACGGAACGTATTGGTATCATAGTCATTCGGGTCTACAGGAACAAATTGGTTTGTACGGACTTTTTATCATCAATAAGAAAAAAGACGATTCAACTGTTCGAAAAGGCATTGATGATTTGCCAACTATTCCAGTTATTTTAAGTGAATGGTCTGATTTAAAACCAGAGAATATTCAGCGAATGCTGCACAATGCCAATGATTGGTTTGCAATTAAAAAAGGAACAACCCAAAGTTATGCCGAAGCTGTAAAACAAGGACATTTTTCGACCAAAGTAACCAACGAATGGAAAAGAATGAACGCGATGGATGTCAGTGATGTTTATTATGAAAAGTTTTTAATCAATGGAAAAAATGAACAGCAGCTTTCGGACTTTAAACCAGGTTCAAAAGTAAGATTACGAATTGCCAACGGAGGCGCTTCAAGTTATTTCTGGCTGACTTATGGCGGCGGAAAAATAACCGTCGTAGCGAGCGACGGAAATGATGTCGAACCTGTAGAAGTAGATCGTTTGATTATTGCCGTTTCTGAAACTTACGATGTTGTTGTTACGATTCCTGAAGCTCCTAAATCTTTTGCTTTTTTGGCAACAGCCGAAGACAGAACGGGATCTGCGGCTTTGTTTTTAGGAAATGGAGAAAAACAGTCTATTCATCATCTTTCAAAATTAAAATATTTTGAGGGAATGAAAATGATGAACGATATGATGAAAATGAATGGCGAAATGAATGATATGGGCATGAATATGACTTTGAACAAAATGGACATGAATGCCGTAATGTATCCTGAAATTTCGGGTGAAGATGAAAATTCTAAACCAACAATGGATCATTCGAACCATAATATGGAAGGCATGAAAATGGAAAGTGACAGCACTGAAACAACTGAAATTGTGACTTTGAATTATGGAATGTTGAAATCTCCGTTTAAAACTAATCTTCCAAAAGATGCGCCTGTAAAAGAATTGCGTTTTACGCTTTCTGGAAATATGAATCGTTATGTCTGGAGTTTGGATAATAAAGTGGTTTCTGAAACGGATAAAATTCTAATTAAAAAAGGAGAAAATGTTCGTATTGTTTTATACAATGGTTCGATGATGCGACATCCAATGCATTTGCACGGACATGATTTTAGAATTTTAAATGAACATGGCGATTATTCTCCTCTCAAAAATGTGATTGACATTATGCCAATGGAAACCGATACGATCGAGTTTCAGGCAAATGCTGATGGCGACTGGTTCTTTCACTGTCACATTTTATATCATATGATGGCGGGAATGGGAAGGATTTTTAGTTATGAAAATTCAGCGCCAAATCCATTAATACATCATCCTGAAATGGCCTTTAAAATGCTAAAAATGGATGACCGTATGTTTCATTTTAGAGCAGAAAATGATTTTGCAACTAACGGAAATGATGGTGAAGCCATGTTTAGCAATACCAGATGGAGTATTGGAACCGAATGGAGATTGGGTTATAATGATAAACATGGTTATGAAACGGAAACTCACATTGGAAGATATATAGGAAAAAATCAGTGGTTGATGCCTTTTATTGGTTTTGACTGGCGTTACCGAAAAATGGGAATAGACGAACAAGAACAGAATCTTTTTGGACAGAAAAACACCAAAGACAATCGTTCGGTTTTTAGTTTAGGTGTTGAATATACTTTACCAATGCTCATAAAAGCACAGGTTGAGGTTTATACAGATGGAAATGTGAGAATACAATTTGAACGAAAAGATATTCCGCTTTCACAAAGATTGCGAATGAATCTAATGTGGAATACAGACAAGGAATATATGGCAGGGTTGAAATATATTGTTGCCCGAAACTTTGGAATTACAACGCATTATGACAGCGATATGGGAATTGGATTTGGAGTTAATCTTAACTATTAA
- a CDS encoding DUF4442 domain-containing protein gives MALSVSKLNKFVFFKLPSAYFCGVRVKDINENSCTVTVKHRWINQNPFNSMYFAVQAMAAELTTGALVISQIQQSGRKISMLVANNKGNFTKKATGRITFVCNDGHLIADAIKKTIETGEGQTFWMKSIGTNEEGVQVSEMDFEWSIRVK, from the coding sequence ATGGCACTTTCGGTATCAAAACTTAATAAGTTTGTCTTCTTCAAACTTCCTTCAGCATACTTTTGCGGAGTTCGCGTAAAGGACATAAATGAGAATAGCTGTACAGTAACGGTAAAGCACAGGTGGATCAATCAGAATCCGTTTAATTCAATGTATTTTGCAGTTCAGGCTATGGCTGCTGAGCTGACGACAGGAGCTTTGGTGATTTCTCAGATTCAGCAAAGCGGCAGAAAAATTTCAATGTTAGTAGCCAACAATAAGGGAAACTTCACAAAAAAAGCGACTGGTAGAATAACATTTGTTTGCAATGACGGGCATTTGATTGCTGATGCTATAAAGAAAACAATAGAAACAGGAGAAGGGCAGACGTTTTGGATGAAGTCTATTGGAACAAACGAAGAAGGTGTTCAAGTCTCAGAAATGGATTTTGAATGGAGTATTAGAGTGAAATAG
- a CDS encoding DUF4870 domain-containing protein, protein MEKTSEKNTAAFTHLSTLSQYIIPFGNYIFPLIIWTNYKDKSEFADHHGKQALNFQLSILLYSLILALIAIPIFVTVFLQNLPLEAVFNNDDFVIRNFNFQANIGILSVGITAVILFGLLKFVEFFLVIYASIKASNGELYKYPITIPFIK, encoded by the coding sequence ATGGAAAAAACATCAGAAAAGAATACAGCAGCATTTACTCATTTGAGTACTTTAAGCCAATATATAATTCCGTTTGGGAACTATATTTTTCCGCTAATCATTTGGACAAACTATAAAGACAAGTCTGAATTTGCAGATCATCACGGAAAACAAGCTTTGAACTTTCAATTAAGCATTTTGCTTTATTCATTGATTTTAGCACTTATCGCAATACCGATTTTCGTTACAGTTTTCTTGCAGAATCTTCCACTAGAAGCAGTTTTTAATAACGACGATTTTGTAATTAGAAACTTTAATTTTCAAGCAAATATTGGAATTCTAAGTGTCGGCATAACAGCTGTTATCCTTTTCGGATTATTAAAATTTGTTGAGTTCTTTTTAGTGATTTATGCTTCAATAAAAGCTTCAAACGGAGAATTGTACAAATATCCGATTACGATTCCTTTTATAAAGTAA
- a CDS encoding PadR family transcriptional regulator, translated as MNIENTKAQMRKGVLEFCILSVLKEKDAYTSEILDTLKNAKLLVVEGTVYPLLTRLKNDGLLNYRWEESTSGPPRKYYGLTEIGQTFLNELSGTWTELSDAVNLITNQNQ; from the coding sequence ATGAACATTGAAAACACAAAAGCACAGATGCGCAAAGGTGTTCTTGAGTTTTGCATCTTATCTGTATTAAAAGAAAAAGACGCATATACATCTGAAATATTAGACACTTTAAAAAACGCAAAATTACTAGTTGTAGAAGGAACCGTTTACCCGTTGTTAACTAGATTAAAAAACGATGGTTTACTTAATTATCGCTGGGAAGAATCGACCTCTGGGCCACCACGAAAATATTATGGATTAACCGAAATAGGACAAACATTTTTAAACGAACTTAGCGGCACTTGGACAGAATTATCCGACGCCGTAAATCTAATCACCAATCAAAATCAATAA
- a CDS encoding PspC domain-containing protein, which yields MNKTVNINLGGMFFHIDEDAYLKLTRYFDAIKRSLNNSSGQDEIIKDIEMRVSELLTEKQKSEKHVVGLKDVDEVIAVMGQPEDYRIEDEENANQSFNNYTARKHKKLYRDKENGMIGGVATGLGHYFGIDAVWIKIIFLIFVFAGFGTGILAYFVLWIVTPEAVTTSEKLEMTGEPVTISNIEKKVREEIDSLSEKFKNADYDKMGNQVKSGAGRISSSFGDFVMTVFKIFAKFLGVILIISGISTLIMLLIGVFTLGTNIFIDFPWQNFVEAGNFTEYPLWSFGLLMFFAVGIPFFFLTLLGFKLLSPNLKSIGNITKYTLLALWIISIAILTSIGIKQATEISYDNKIVEKKVLAIKPADTLFIKFKYNDYYTKSLNHYREFEFVQDSANNELIYSNDVRLHVLHTDESAPFIQIEKSARGNSFTNAKKRAEKINYKFQISGNHLILDNYFLTDVKNKFRGQEVDIYLYLPEGQLVKPDSSVRDYYNSDDNFFELNYKGDYNYKVIGSKVKCLNCPADEDNDNNYENDYENDNENDYENNTGSTNDTIKEVSVKINGKEVLNGKKGKLTIDKNGVVIKTN from the coding sequence ATGAACAAAACAGTAAATATTAACTTAGGCGGGATGTTTTTTCACATCGATGAAGATGCATACTTAAAATTGACACGCTATTTCGACGCTATAAAACGATCACTTAACAACTCATCTGGTCAGGATGAAATTATTAAAGATATCGAAATGCGTGTTTCTGAATTACTGACAGAAAAACAAAAAAGTGAAAAACATGTTGTTGGACTGAAAGATGTAGACGAAGTGATTGCAGTGATGGGACAACCAGAAGATTATAGAATTGAAGACGAAGAAAATGCAAATCAATCTTTCAATAACTATACTGCAAGAAAACACAAAAAATTATATCGTGACAAAGAAAATGGTATGATTGGAGGTGTAGCAACAGGTTTAGGACATTACTTTGGAATTGACGCGGTTTGGATTAAAATCATATTCTTAATCTTCGTTTTTGCAGGTTTTGGAACGGGAATTTTAGCTTACTTCGTTCTTTGGATTGTAACTCCTGAAGCGGTGACAACTTCTGAAAAATTGGAAATGACAGGAGAACCAGTGACTATTTCGAACATCGAAAAAAAAGTTCGCGAAGAAATTGATTCACTTTCTGAAAAATTCAAAAATGCAGATTATGACAAAATGGGAAACCAGGTAAAGTCGGGAGCTGGGAGAATAAGTAGTTCATTTGGAGACTTTGTCATGACGGTTTTTAAAATCTTTGCTAAGTTTTTAGGAGTAATTCTAATTATCTCAGGGATTTCTACCTTAATCATGTTATTGATTGGCGTATTTACTTTAGGAACTAATATTTTTATCGATTTCCCTTGGCAGAATTTTGTTGAAGCCGGAAACTTTACAGAATATCCTCTTTGGTCATTCGGATTGTTAATGTTCTTTGCTGTTGGAATTCCGTTTTTCTTCTTAACATTATTAGGATTTAAACTGTTATCTCCAAATTTAAAATCAATCGGAAATATTACAAAATATACGCTTTTAGCTCTTTGGATTATTTCTATCGCAATTCTTACTAGCATCGGAATCAAACAGGCAACTGAAATTTCATACGACAATAAAATAGTAGAGAAAAAAGTTCTGGCAATCAAACCTGCTGATACTTTATTCATAAAGTTTAAGTACAATGATTATTATACAAAAAGCTTGAACCACTATAGAGAATTCGAATTTGTACAAGATTCTGCAAACAACGAATTGATTTATTCTAACGATGTACGTTTACATGTATTACATACAGATGAATCAGCTCCGTTCATTCAGATTGAAAAAAGTGCAAGAGGCAACTCTTTTACAAACGCCAAAAAAAGAGCAGAAAAAATTAATTATAAGTTTCAAATTAGCGGAAATCATTTAATTTTGGATAACTATTTTCTGACAGATGTAAAAAATAAATTTAGAGGGCAAGAAGTTGACATCTATCTTTACTTACCAGAAGGACAATTAGTTAAACCAGATTCTTCTGTAAGAGATTACTATAACTCAGATGACAATTTCTTTGAACTTAATTATAAAGGAGATTACAATTACAAAGTTATCGGATCTAAAGTAAAATGTTTAAACTGTCCTGCTGATGAGGATAATGACAACAATTATGAAAATGATTATGAGAACGACAACGAAAATGACTATGAAAACAATACTGGCAGCACAAATGATACGATAAAAGAAGTTTCGGTTAAAATTAATGGAAAAGAAGTTTTAAACGGAAAAAAAGGAAAATTAACTATTGATAAAAACGGAGTTGTAATCAAAACTAACTAA
- a CDS encoding head GIN domain-containing protein has translation MIKIIIHITKFIIATVTALLFASCNFNMNAIEGSGNVTTEKRTVQGEFKNISVSNAIDLVIVQSDATEITVEADDNLQKEIVTKVENGTLIIECKYSSFRNITSKKVTVKMPVVHKIEASSASTVETDGFVQSEDVTLEASSAASMDVKIESDRIAIDAGSGSSIDIEGKALSLTTSVSSGGSIDAEKLMANDIHADASSGGTVSVRPILSLKADASSGGNINYSGTPKTIEKSATSGGSVSKS, from the coding sequence ATGATAAAAATAATTATTCATATTACGAAATTTATAATTGCGACTGTTACAGCCTTATTATTTGCCTCATGTAATTTTAACATGAATGCAATTGAAGGAAGCGGAAATGTTACAACAGAAAAAAGAACTGTTCAAGGAGAGTTTAAAAACATTTCTGTAAGTAATGCTATCGATTTGGTTATTGTACAGTCTGATGCTACAGAAATCACAGTTGAGGCTGATGATAATCTTCAAAAAGAAATTGTTACTAAAGTAGAAAACGGAACGCTTATTATTGAATGCAAATACAGCTCTTTCCGTAACATTACATCAAAAAAAGTAACAGTAAAAATGCCGGTTGTCCATAAAATTGAAGCTTCTAGTGCTTCAACTGTTGAAACTGACGGATTTGTTCAAAGTGAAGATGTTACTTTAGAAGCTTCGAGCGCAGCATCGATGGATGTTAAAATCGAATCTGACAGAATTGCAATAGATGCTGGAAGCGGGAGTTCTATAGATATAGAAGGAAAAGCTTTAAGCCTTACGACTTCGGTTTCAAGCGGAGGAAGTATTGATGCAGAAAAATTAATGGCTAATGACATTCATGCAGATGCTTCTAGCGGCGGAACAGTTTCTGTACGCCCAATCTTAAGCCTAAAAGCAGATGCTTCTAGCGGCGGAAACATCAATTATAGTGGTACTCCAAAAACAATTGAAAAATCTGCAACATCTGGAGGAAGTGTAAGTAAAAGCTAA
- a CDS encoding GIN domain-containing protein, whose translation MKKSTALLLLLFVTTLTFAQKREKIKGSKIVTTSIKEVGSFDALEVDDNLEVYLEQGEKNEIKIEADDNLHDIVGMDLREKTLRLYTNKESTIFKKLSVKVTYTKSLNKVITKNEAIVYAIQELQLDDITMNCMDFSKLYLNVNSKKFTLIADDKSRTELNLKAEDGSLQLSKYAGVKTLVSAIKFKCDLYQKATAAIEGIAEKATIRLDNNSVFTGTKFTLKDANVTAEGSAVATILADTTIAIAAGDKSEISLYGDPKIELTRFSEEAKLIKKPGAAKPKAATL comes from the coding sequence ATGAAAAAAAGTACTGCCCTACTCCTATTATTATTTGTTACGACTCTGACTTTCGCTCAAAAAAGAGAAAAAATTAAAGGTTCTAAAATTGTAACGACCTCAATAAAAGAAGTTGGAAGTTTTGATGCTCTTGAGGTCGATGATAACCTAGAAGTTTATTTGGAACAAGGAGAGAAAAACGAAATTAAAATTGAAGCCGATGATAACCTGCACGATATTGTAGGAATGGATTTAAGAGAAAAAACACTTCGTTTATATACCAATAAAGAATCTACTATTTTTAAGAAACTATCTGTTAAGGTTACTTATACTAAATCTTTGAATAAAGTAATTACTAAAAACGAAGCTATAGTTTATGCTATTCAAGAGCTACAATTAGACGACATTACAATGAATTGCATGGACTTTTCTAAATTGTATTTGAATGTGAACTCAAAGAAATTTACTTTAATTGCCGATGATAAGTCTAGAACAGAATTAAACTTAAAAGCTGAGGACGGAAGTTTGCAATTGAGTAAATATGCTGGCGTTAAAACATTGGTTTCTGCAATAAAATTCAAATGTGATTTGTATCAAAAAGCAACCGCAGCAATTGAAGGAATTGCCGAAAAAGCAACTATTCGCTTAGACAATAATTCAGTTTTCACCGGAACAAAATTCACGTTGAAAGATGCAAATGTTACAGCTGAAGGTTCTGCCGTTGCTACAATATTAGCAGATACCACTATTGCAATAGCAGCTGGAGACAAGTCTGAAATTTCATTATACGGTGATCCAAAAATAGAACTTACACGCTTTAGCGAAGAAGCAAAACTGATAAAAAAACCAGGTGCAGCAAAGCCAAAAGCAGCAACATTGTAA